In the genome of Pelobacter seleniigenes DSM 18267, one region contains:
- a CDS encoding glycerol-3-phosphate dehydrogenase/oxidase, whose protein sequence is MSRQEALEQLRDGTTFDLLIVGGGATGCGIAVDAASRGLKVALLERNDFAEGTSCRSTKLVHGGVRYLEKAVKHLDKEQYDLVKEGLHERGILLKNAPHLAHPLPFVTPLYRWIDVPQVLAGLKLYDFLAGKLSLGKSSYLSRRETLKRFPGIKAEGLKAGILYYDGQFNDARMAIALVKTAVAAGAVVTNHLEVTALQKVAGKVTGVSVKDKLTEDEWTISAKGVINATGPFGDLLRTMDDPQAEPIMSASSGIHLVLDKKFAPPETGLMIPKTEDGRVLFVLPWQGHALIGTTDDPAPIVEHPPTTEKEIDYLLRHVSKYFALKVSRSDVKAAWSGLRPLVSDPKAADTSNLVRDHVISLSDTGLLTIVGGKWTSYRRMAEDTINQAIKAFALNNAGPCRTTQYPVVGGAGFKANGDQQLAAQYGLDPAVAKNMHHFYGDQADQVAALATSGYAARLHADHPYIEAEVVYAAQHEFALHAIDVLVRRLPLALIDKAASEQVAPRVIELMAETLGWDSARQEAEQRLVNERLNIAI, encoded by the coding sequence ATGTCGAGACAAGAAGCCCTTGAGCAACTTCGGGACGGAACAACCTTTGACCTGCTGATCGTCGGTGGCGGCGCAACCGGCTGCGGTATTGCCGTTGACGCAGCCAGCAGGGGACTAAAAGTCGCCCTGCTGGAAAGAAACGACTTCGCCGAAGGAACCAGTTGCCGCAGCACCAAACTCGTTCATGGCGGGGTCCGCTATCTCGAAAAAGCAGTCAAGCACTTGGACAAAGAGCAGTATGACCTGGTCAAGGAAGGCCTGCACGAGCGCGGCATTCTGCTGAAAAATGCCCCGCACCTGGCCCATCCGCTCCCCTTTGTCACCCCTCTCTACAGATGGATCGATGTTCCGCAGGTTCTTGCCGGACTGAAGCTGTACGATTTCCTTGCCGGCAAATTAAGCCTCGGTAAAAGCTCCTACCTGAGTCGCCGGGAAACCCTGAAGCGCTTCCCGGGCATTAAGGCAGAAGGACTCAAGGCGGGCATCCTTTATTATGACGGGCAATTCAACGATGCCCGGATGGCCATAGCCCTGGTCAAGACAGCTGTTGCCGCAGGTGCCGTTGTCACCAATCACCTGGAAGTCACGGCCTTGCAAAAAGTGGCGGGAAAGGTCACCGGCGTCAGCGTCAAAGACAAGCTGACTGAAGATGAATGGACCATTTCGGCCAAAGGTGTCATCAACGCAACCGGCCCGTTCGGCGACCTGCTCCGCACAATGGACGATCCCCAGGCAGAACCGATCATGTCGGCCAGTTCAGGCATCCACCTGGTTCTGGACAAAAAATTTGCGCCACCGGAAACCGGACTGATGATCCCCAAGACGGAGGACGGTCGGGTCCTCTTTGTTCTGCCCTGGCAGGGGCATGCCCTGATCGGCACCACCGACGACCCGGCCCCAATCGTCGAGCACCCTCCGACCACAGAGAAAGAGATCGATTACCTGTTGCGCCACGTCAGCAAGTATTTCGCGCTTAAGGTTTCCAGGTCAGACGTCAAAGCAGCCTGGTCCGGCCTGCGCCCGCTGGTCTCCGACCCCAAGGCCGCCGATACCTCGAACCTGGTCCGCGACCATGTTATTTCCTTAAGCGATACCGGGCTGCTGACCATTGTCGGCGGCAAATGGACCAGCTATCGCCGCATGGCGGAAGATACCATCAATCAGGCGATCAAGGCCTTTGCCCTTAACAACGCCGGACCCTGTCGGACCACGCAATATCCTGTGGTCGGCGGCGCCGGCTTCAAGGCCAACGGCGATCAACAGCTGGCAGCCCAATACGGCCTGGATCCGGCGGTGGCTAAAAACATGCACCACTTTTACGGCGACCAGGCCGACCAGGTTGCCGCACTGGCAACCAGCGGCTACGCCGCCAGGCTGCATGCCGACCATCCCTATATCGAGGCGGAGGTCGTCTATGCTGCGCAGCATGAATTTGCCCTGCATGCAATCGATGTCCTGGTTCGCCGCCTGCCGTTGGCATTGATTGATAAAGCGGCCTCGGAACAGGTTGCCCCCCGGGTCATCGAACTGATGGCCGAAACCCTGGGCTGGGACAGCGCCCGCCAGGAGGCCGAACAACGCCTGGTCAATGAACGGCTGAATATCGCTATTTAA
- the pyk gene encoding pyruvate kinase yields the protein MFRRTKIVATVGPASSSSAQLLKLVQTGVNVFRLNFSHGDHADKQVLIGRIREVAAQLQQPVAILADLQGPKIRTGCMKDGALELVAGQEVTLTTRSIEGEGQLIPTSYPELPKCVAPGERILLDDGLMELEVLHCSATDIRCRVKFGGTLKDRKGINLPGAAVAAPCLTEKDLHDLSFCISHEVDYIALSFVRRASDVTEIKDILNQAKADIPVIAKIEKPQAVENFDAILAVTDGVMVARGDLGVEMNPEQVPLIQKQIIRKCNLVGKPVITATQMLESMISNPRPTRAEVSDVANAILDGSDAIMLSAETAAGQYPVAAVALMDRIARDVETDSVLKNNSFNPPDQPRNDKLLSEGIGQAACRLAENINAKAILAFTQSGSTAALVSKYRPALPIYAVTPSSRVQRRLSLYAAVHSLLVHHEGNTEAQIRAVSDVAIKAGVLQPGDLTVVTMGSPSAGSCPTNLMKVHRLEAST from the coding sequence ATGTTTCGACGTACCAAAATTGTTGCTACCGTCGGCCCGGCCAGCTCTTCGTCCGCGCAACTGCTAAAACTTGTTCAAACCGGAGTCAACGTTTTCCGGCTGAACTTTTCTCACGGTGATCATGCTGACAAGCAGGTCCTGATCGGACGAATCCGCGAGGTGGCGGCGCAGCTGCAGCAACCCGTTGCCATTCTCGCCGACTTGCAGGGACCGAAAATCCGCACCGGTTGCATGAAAGACGGCGCACTCGAACTGGTGGCCGGCCAGGAGGTCACCCTGACCACCCGATCCATTGAAGGGGAGGGCCAGCTGATCCCGACCAGCTACCCTGAGCTGCCGAAGTGCGTTGCTCCCGGGGAAAGAATCCTCCTTGATGATGGCCTCATGGAGCTGGAGGTTCTGCACTGCAGCGCCACCGATATCCGCTGCCGGGTCAAATTCGGCGGCACGCTCAAGGATCGCAAAGGAATTAACCTGCCGGGAGCAGCCGTGGCCGCCCCCTGCCTGACCGAAAAAGATCTCCACGATCTCAGCTTCTGCATCAGCCACGAGGTGGATTATATCGCCCTGTCTTTTGTTCGCCGGGCCAGCGACGTCACTGAAATTAAAGACATTCTCAACCAAGCCAAAGCCGATATCCCGGTGATCGCCAAAATCGAAAAGCCTCAAGCGGTGGAAAACTTTGACGCCATCCTGGCCGTGACCGACGGGGTCATGGTGGCCCGCGGCGATCTCGGGGTCGAAATGAACCCTGAACAGGTTCCGCTCATCCAGAAGCAGATTATCCGCAAGTGCAACCTGGTCGGAAAACCGGTGATCACCGCAACCCAGATGTTGGAAAGCATGATCAGCAACCCGCGCCCCACCCGGGCTGAGGTCTCCGATGTCGCCAACGCAATCCTGGACGGTAGCGATGCCATCATGCTCTCGGCGGAAACTGCTGCCGGCCAATACCCCGTAGCGGCAGTCGCTTTAATGGACCGGATCGCGCGCGATGTGGAAACCGATTCCGTCCTCAAAAACAACAGCTTTAATCCACCGGATCAGCCCCGGAACGATAAACTTCTCAGTGAAGGCATCGGTCAGGCCGCCTGCCGCCTGGCTGAAAACATCAACGCCAAAGCGATCCTGGCCTTTACGCAATCCGGCAGTACCGCTGCGCTGGTTTCCAAATACCGTCCGGCCTTGCCGATCTACGCCGTCACCCCATCTTCCCGGGTCCAACGCCGCTTATCATTGTACGCCGCCGTACATTCCTTGCTGGTCCATCACGAAGGTAACACCGAAGCCCAGATTCGTGCGGTCAGCGACGTTGCCATCAAGGCCGGAGTTTTGCAACCCGGCGATCTCACGGTGGTCACCATGGGCAGCCCGTCCGCGGGGTCCTGCCCGACCAACCTGATGAAAGTTCATCGCCTTGAGGCAAGCACCTGA
- the gap gene encoding type I glyceraldehyde-3-phosphate dehydrogenase, whose product MAKKIAINGFGRIGRNLFRAARDCADIDIVAINDLTDAETLAHLLKYDSVHGIFGGTVATEGSNLIVNGKAVKILSERDPAALPWGELGVDIVIESTGLFTNRAGAQKHIAAGAKKVVISAPGKDVDLTICMGVNEAAYNAAEHHILSNASCTTNCLAPVAKVLLESFGIVKGMMTTIHSYTNDQRILDLPHKDLRRARAAALSMIPTTTGAAKAVSLVLPELKGKLDGLAVRVPTPNVSLVDVVVETEKSVTVAEVNAALKAAAEGPLKGILEFCELELVSKDFNGNPASSIVDAPSTAVMGGTLVKVLSWYDNEWGYSNRVLDLVKYISEK is encoded by the coding sequence ATGGCAAAAAAAATCGCAATTAATGGCTTTGGCCGTATCGGTCGCAACCTGTTTCGTGCTGCCCGGGATTGTGCCGATATCGATATCGTCGCGATTAACGATCTCACCGATGCCGAGACCCTGGCACACCTGCTCAAATACGACTCCGTTCACGGCATTTTCGGTGGCACTGTCGCCACCGAAGGCAGCAACCTGATCGTCAATGGTAAAGCTGTCAAAATTCTCAGTGAACGTGATCCGGCAGCTCTCCCCTGGGGTGAACTCGGGGTTGATATCGTTATTGAATCGACCGGCCTGTTTACCAACCGCGCCGGGGCGCAAAAACATATCGCTGCCGGAGCCAAGAAGGTGGTCATCAGCGCGCCGGGGAAAGATGTCGATCTGACCATCTGCATGGGGGTCAATGAAGCAGCTTACAATGCCGCCGAGCATCATATTCTTTCCAATGCGTCCTGCACCACCAATTGCCTGGCCCCTGTGGCCAAGGTGCTGCTCGAATCTTTCGGCATTGTCAAAGGGATGATGACCACTATTCACTCCTACACCAACGACCAGCGCATCCTCGACCTGCCCCACAAAGACCTGCGCCGCGCCCGGGCGGCAGCGCTGTCGATGATCCCGACCACCACAGGGGCGGCGAAGGCGGTGTCTCTGGTTCTGCCCGAACTCAAGGGCAAGCTGGACGGCCTGGCGGTCCGCGTCCCAACGCCGAATGTCTCTCTGGTCGATGTGGTGGTGGAAACCGAAAAAAGCGTGACCGTTGCAGAGGTCAATGCCGCCTTGAAAGCTGCCGCTGAAGGTCCGCTAAAAGGGATTCTCGAATTCTGCGAGTTGGAGCTGGTATCCAAAGACTTCAATGGTAACCCGGCTTCATCAATTGTTGATGCCCCCTCGACCGCGGTCATGGGCGGTACTCTGGTCAAGGTCCTGTCCTGGTACGACAACGAATGGGGTTATTCCAACCGGGTCCTCGATCTGGTCAAGTACATCTCCGAAAAGTAA
- the tpiA gene encoding triose-phosphate isomerase, with translation MRKPLIAGNWKMHKTLAEAAALAKELKDSLGTMTDIDIVVAPSFTLLNTVVTTVRDSAIAVAGQNCYPRPSGAFTGEISAEQLKDCGCAYGIIGHSERRQLCGESNAFINQKVVALLSSGLRPILCIGETLEERESGQMLTILKEQLVSGLRQVLPQQAGEVVVAYEPVWAIGTGKTASSAQAEEVHAFVRDTLGKLFGHDCAQKSRILYGGSVKPANIDELMTQPNIDGALVGGASLQADDFIKIVSFTRP, from the coding sequence ATGCGCAAACCCCTGATTGCCGGCAACTGGAAGATGCATAAAACCCTGGCCGAGGCAGCAGCCCTGGCCAAAGAGTTGAAAGACTCCCTGGGCACGATGACTGATATTGATATCGTCGTCGCTCCGTCTTTCACACTGCTGAACACTGTTGTCACGACTGTCCGGGATTCGGCCATCGCGGTCGCCGGGCAGAACTGTTACCCGCGCCCCAGCGGCGCCTTTACCGGTGAAATCTCCGCAGAACAATTAAAAGATTGCGGCTGCGCTTATGGCATTATCGGCCATTCGGAACGGCGCCAACTGTGCGGAGAAAGCAATGCCTTTATCAACCAGAAAGTTGTCGCCCTATTGAGCAGCGGCCTGCGGCCTATTCTCTGTATCGGCGAAACCCTGGAAGAACGGGAAAGTGGCCAAATGTTGACTATCCTTAAAGAACAACTGGTCTCCGGGCTGCGCCAGGTCCTCCCCCAACAGGCTGGCGAAGTCGTGGTCGCTTATGAACCGGTTTGGGCCATCGGAACCGGAAAAACCGCCTCCAGCGCGCAAGCTGAAGAGGTTCATGCCTTTGTTCGTGATACCCTCGGCAAACTGTTCGGACACGACTGCGCGCAGAAGAGCCGGATCCTTTATGGTGGCAGTGTCAAACCGGCGAATATTGACGAGCTGATGACTCAGCCCAATATCGATGGGGCTCTGGTCGGAGGGGCCAGTCTGCAGGCGGATGATTTCATCAAAATCGTCAGCTTCACCAGACCCTAA
- a CDS encoding acyl-CoA carboxylase subunit beta, translating to MGRTEDAIKLLQEKQAKVLQMGGEAAVAKHKAKGKLTARERLDLLFDEGTFRELDMFVQHRCTNFDMDKVEVPADGVITGHGYVNGRPVFAFAQDFTARAGSLGEMHAAKICKVMDLAEKAGCPMVGLNDSAGARIQEGVDSLSGYGQVFRRNALCSGVIPQISAIMGSAAGGAVYSPAMTDFIFMVKKTSHMFITGPAVIKAVLGEEVSMEELGGAMTHNSKSGVAHFACEDDADCIEQIKIMLSYLPSNNMEEPPVFPSGDDPARLIPELNSIIPDSPSAAYDMKEVIAHIVDDGEFFEPHEHYAPNIIVALARLNGRSIGIIANQPQVMAGCLDINASNKASRFIRFCDAFNIPMLTIADVPGYLPGTNQEWSGIINHGSKLLWSYSEATVPKLLLSVRKDYGGSYLAMNAKDLGNDMAFAWPTAEIAVMGADGAANVIYKKRIDAAEDKAAERQKCKEEYEQMFANPYCSAARGHIDAVIEPAQTRARLIDALEILCTKREQRPAKKHGNIPL from the coding sequence ATGGGCAGGACAGAAGACGCCATCAAACTGCTGCAAGAGAAACAGGCTAAAGTTCTGCAGATGGGTGGCGAAGCCGCAGTCGCAAAACACAAAGCCAAAGGCAAACTCACCGCACGTGAACGCCTGGATCTGTTGTTTGATGAAGGAACCTTTCGTGAACTGGACATGTTTGTCCAACACCGTTGCACCAATTTCGACATGGATAAAGTCGAGGTCCCGGCCGATGGCGTGATCACCGGTCACGGCTACGTCAATGGCCGCCCGGTCTTCGCCTTTGCCCAGGACTTCACTGCCCGGGCCGGCAGCCTTGGCGAAATGCATGCGGCTAAAATCTGTAAAGTCATGGACCTGGCTGAAAAAGCCGGTTGTCCGATGGTCGGCCTGAACGATTCAGCCGGCGCGCGGATCCAGGAAGGGGTCGATTCCCTTTCCGGCTACGGTCAGGTTTTCCGCCGCAACGCCTTGTGTTCCGGTGTCATTCCGCAGATTTCCGCAATCATGGGTTCGGCCGCCGGCGGCGCAGTTTATTCTCCGGCCATGACCGATTTTATCTTCATGGTGAAAAAAACCAGCCATATGTTCATCACCGGCCCGGCGGTTATCAAAGCCGTACTGGGCGAAGAGGTGAGCATGGAAGAACTGGGCGGAGCCATGACCCACAACAGCAAAAGCGGGGTCGCCCACTTTGCCTGTGAGGATGATGCCGACTGCATCGAGCAGATCAAAATCATGCTCTCCTACCTACCCTCCAATAATATGGAAGAGCCCCCGGTATTTCCAAGCGGAGACGATCCGGCTCGGCTGATCCCGGAACTGAATAGCATCATCCCAGACAGCCCCAGTGCCGCCTACGACATGAAAGAAGTCATCGCCCATATCGTTGACGATGGTGAATTCTTTGAACCCCATGAGCATTACGCACCGAATATCATCGTTGCCCTTGCCCGCCTCAACGGCCGGTCGATCGGCATCATCGCCAATCAGCCCCAGGTTATGGCCGGTTGTCTTGATATTAATGCCTCTAACAAAGCTTCCCGTTTCATTCGCTTTTGTGATGCCTTTAACATACCCATGTTGACCATCGCAGATGTGCCCGGCTACTTGCCTGGGACCAACCAGGAGTGGTCGGGCATCATCAATCATGGCTCCAAACTGTTGTGGAGTTACTCGGAAGCCACGGTTCCCAAACTGCTGTTGTCGGTGCGTAAAGATTACGGCGGATCATATCTGGCCATGAACGCCAAAGACCTGGGCAACGATATGGCTTTTGCCTGGCCGACAGCCGAAATCGCGGTCATGGGCGCCGACGGAGCAGCCAACGTCATCTATAAGAAACGGATTGACGCAGCAGAGGATAAAGCGGCTGAACGGCAAAAATGCAAAGAAGAATACGAGCAGATGTTTGCCAATCCTTATTGCTCGGCCGCCCGGGGCCATATCGACGCAGTCATTGAACCGGCCCAAACCAGAGCCCGACTGATCGATGCCCTGGAGATCCTGTGTACCAAGCGGGAACAACGTCCGGCTAAAAAGCATGGCAATATTCCCCTCTGA
- a CDS encoding pyruvate carboxylase subunit B — MNNHGQVNMTPLNYSKDRPAAANPIKIMDVTLRDGHQSLFATRGRTEDMIPVAEMLDNIGFWALETWGGATFDTMHRFLGEDPWERLRTLKKYITKTPFSMLLRGQNLVGYRNYADDVAKAFVERAAENGMDIFRTFDALNDYRNFETVVPAIKAAGKHFQGCICYTMTQPRLGGEVYSLEYFVQKAKALEELGADSICIKDMAGLIAPYDAYQLIRAIKEAVPNVLLHLHSHCTSGMAAMTHLKAIEAGVDILDTCMSPYANRTSHPAIEPLVMTLLGTDRDTGFDIHALAAINVILERDIVPKYRHLLDDTKLSTIDINVLLHQTPGGMLSNLVNQLREMDALDKLPQVFEELPRVRRELGQIPLVTPTSQIVGTQTVNNVLFDTPEERYKMITAQVKDLCYGLYGKTAIPIDAEVQQKALSDYSRGNEPITCRPAEILEPELEHAKAEIGDLAKDIDDAVLYAIYPVTGKKFLKYKYGQEEMPKELQPRSLEEGRKVMADIEKAKAGLLIEKPDVPAKSANARTFNVYVDNEYFQIEVDEEGPTPVVRPVGNAPRRIAKAPRKPGADAAKAADAEAPIDGGIAAPMPGLILRLEKAVGDDITAGETILVLEAMKMENALKATTTGKIKSINCDIGDNVKKGDLLVVID, encoded by the coding sequence ATGAACAATCACGGCCAGGTCAATATGACCCCGTTGAACTATTCAAAAGACCGCCCCGCCGCCGCGAACCCCATTAAAATCATGGACGTGACCCTGCGCGACGGGCATCAATCCCTGTTTGCCACCCGTGGCCGCACCGAAGATATGATTCCGGTTGCCGAGATGTTGGACAACATCGGTTTTTGGGCACTGGAAACCTGGGGTGGCGCCACTTTCGACACCATGCACCGGTTCCTCGGCGAAGATCCCTGGGAACGCCTGCGGACCTTGAAAAAGTATATTACCAAGACCCCGTTCTCCATGCTGCTGCGTGGGCAGAACCTGGTCGGGTACCGGAACTACGCCGATGATGTGGCCAAGGCCTTTGTTGAGCGGGCCGCTGAAAACGGTATGGATATATTCCGGACCTTTGACGCTCTCAACGATTATCGCAATTTCGAGACCGTTGTTCCTGCCATCAAAGCGGCTGGCAAACATTTCCAGGGCTGTATCTGCTACACCATGACCCAGCCCCGGCTAGGTGGTGAGGTCTACAGCCTCGAATACTTTGTCCAAAAAGCCAAGGCTTTGGAGGAACTCGGCGCCGACTCCATCTGCATCAAGGACATGGCCGGGCTGATTGCGCCCTACGATGCTTACCAACTGATCCGGGCCATCAAAGAGGCGGTCCCGAATGTGCTGTTGCACCTACACAGTCACTGCACATCAGGAATGGCAGCCATGACCCACCTCAAGGCTATTGAAGCCGGGGTGGATATCCTTGATACCTGCATGTCTCCTTACGCCAATCGGACCTCACACCCGGCCATTGAACCGCTGGTGATGACCCTGCTCGGCACCGACCGCGACACGGGCTTTGACATCCATGCCCTGGCAGCCATCAATGTCATCCTGGAACGGGATATTGTTCCCAAGTACCGTCATTTGCTCGACGACACCAAGCTGTCGACCATCGATATCAATGTCCTGCTTCACCAGACCCCGGGCGGTATGCTCTCCAACCTGGTCAACCAGTTGCGGGAGATGGATGCCCTGGACAAACTGCCGCAGGTCTTTGAAGAACTGCCCCGGGTTCGCCGCGAACTCGGCCAGATCCCGCTGGTCACCCCGACCAGTCAGATCGTCGGGACTCAAACGGTCAACAATGTGCTCTTCGACACTCCTGAAGAGCGTTACAAGATGATTACGGCACAGGTCAAGGATCTCTGTTACGGTCTGTACGGCAAAACGGCCATCCCCATCGACGCCGAGGTCCAACAGAAAGCGCTCAGCGACTATTCGCGCGGCAACGAGCCGATCACCTGCCGTCCGGCGGAAATTCTTGAGCCTGAGTTGGAACACGCCAAGGCAGAAATCGGCGATCTGGCAAAGGATATCGACGATGCCGTTCTTTATGCCATCTACCCGGTCACCGGCAAAAAATTCCTCAAGTACAAATACGGCCAGGAGGAGATGCCAAAAGAACTGCAACCGCGCTCTCTTGAAGAGGGCCGGAAAGTCATGGCTGATATCGAAAAAGCCAAGGCCGGCCTGCTCATTGAAAAACCGGATGTCCCGGCCAAAAGCGCCAATGCCAGAACCTTCAACGTGTATGTCGACAACGAATATTTCCAGATCGAAGTCGACGAAGAAGGACCGACCCCGGTGGTCCGTCCGGTCGGCAATGCTCCGCGGCGCATCGCCAAGGCTCCGCGCAAACCTGGTGCCGACGCGGCAAAAGCTGCTGATGCCGAAGCACCCATTGATGGCGGTATTGCCGCTCCCATGCCGGGGCTGATCCTGCGCCTGGAAAAAGCGGTCGGCGATGACATCACCGCCGGCGAGACCATCCTGGTGCTGGAAGCCATGAAGATGGAAAATGCCCTCAAGGCAACCACTACCGGCAAGATCAAGTCGATTAACTGCGATATCGGCGACAACGTCAAAAAAGGCGACCTGCTGGTCGTGATCGACTGA
- the glpK gene encoding glycerol kinase GlpK, whose product MAKYVAAIDQGTTSSRCMIFNHAGEPVSSSQLEHEQIYPQPGWVEHDAIEIWSRTKEVIHDALEKAGLVAADIAAVGITNQRETTVVWDKKTGQPYYNAIVWQDTRTDEICNKLAEDGGQDRFRAKTGLPLATYFSGPKIKWLLDNVKGLRAAAEKGDALFGNMDTWILWKLTGGVNGGAHMTDVTNASRTMLMNLDGTQWDDEILAIMDIPKAMLPEIRPSSDPDLYGYTTVQGPFGGKIPVCGILGDQQAATVGQTCFEPGEAKNTYGTGCFMLLNTGTEIVHSKNGLLTTPCYKFGKEPTVYALEGSIAIAGAVVQWLRDQMRLINTAADVENLARMVKDNGDMYFVPAFSGLFAPYWKSNARGAIVGMTRYLTRGHFARAALEAVAYQTREVLDAMEADSGVKLQALKVDGGMVANELLMQYQADVLGVPVTRPMVAESTALGAAYAAGLAVNFWKNIDEMKRNWGVDKTWQPSEDDTARVKNYGKWKKAVTRTFDWID is encoded by the coding sequence ATGGCCAAGTATGTTGCAGCAATTGACCAGGGTACCACCAGCTCACGTTGTATGATTTTTAACCACGCCGGAGAACCGGTATCTTCCTCACAGCTTGAACATGAACAGATCTATCCCCAGCCGGGTTGGGTTGAGCATGATGCCATTGAAATCTGGTCCCGGACCAAGGAGGTCATCCATGACGCCCTGGAAAAAGCCGGTCTGGTGGCCGCTGATATCGCCGCTGTCGGGATTACCAACCAGCGGGAAACGACTGTTGTCTGGGATAAAAAAACCGGCCAACCCTATTACAATGCCATTGTCTGGCAGGACACCCGAACCGATGAAATCTGCAACAAACTAGCCGAAGATGGCGGTCAGGATCGTTTCCGCGCCAAGACCGGGTTGCCGCTGGCCACCTATTTTTCCGGACCCAAGATCAAGTGGTTGCTTGACAACGTCAAAGGACTGCGTGCCGCCGCCGAAAAAGGCGATGCCCTGTTCGGCAACATGGATACCTGGATCCTCTGGAAACTCACGGGCGGCGTCAACGGTGGCGCTCATATGACTGACGTGACTAATGCCTCGCGGACGATGTTGATGAATCTTGATGGGACCCAGTGGGATGATGAAATCCTTGCTATCATGGATATCCCGAAAGCGATGCTGCCGGAAATCCGCCCCTCCAGCGATCCTGATCTTTATGGCTACACCACGGTCCAGGGTCCGTTCGGCGGGAAAATACCGGTGTGCGGGATCCTCGGTGATCAGCAGGCAGCAACCGTCGGGCAGACCTGCTTCGAGCCCGGGGAAGCCAAAAACACCTACGGAACTGGTTGCTTCATGTTGCTGAATACCGGAACCGAAATCGTTCATTCCAAAAACGGCTTGCTGACCACCCCTTGCTACAAATTTGGCAAAGAGCCGACGGTTTACGCCCTGGAAGGCTCCATTGCCATCGCCGGAGCGGTTGTCCAGTGGCTGCGTGACCAGATGCGTCTGATCAATACTGCTGCGGATGTGGAAAACCTGGCGCGGATGGTCAAAGATAACGGCGATATGTATTTTGTGCCGGCTTTCTCCGGCCTGTTTGCACCCTATTGGAAGAGTAATGCCCGTGGCGCCATCGTTGGTATGACCCGCTATCTGACCCGCGGTCATTTCGCCCGTGCCGCATTGGAGGCTGTTGCTTACCAGACCCGTGAAGTGCTGGATGCCATGGAAGCCGATTCCGGGGTCAAGCTCCAGGCCCTCAAAGTTGACGGCGGGATGGTTGCCAATGAGTTGCTGATGCAGTATCAGGCCGATGTCCTTGGTGTTCCGGTCACTCGGCCGATGGTTGCCGAAAGTACTGCTTTGGGTGCCGCCTATGCTGCCGGCCTGGCCGTGAATTTCTGGAAAAATATCGATGAAATGAAACGGAACTGGGGTGTGGATAAAACCTGGCAACCGTCGGAAGACGATACCGCACGCGTCAAAAACTATGGGAAATGGAAGAAAGCAGTCACCAGAACCTTCGACTGGATCGATTAA
- a CDS encoding MIP/aquaporin family protein: MNIFLGELFGTAILIVLGCGVVANVVLEDSKGQNSGWIVITAGWGFAVAIAVYVVGWISGAHINPAVTIGFLALGQISFSQALLYFAGEFSGAFVGAVIVWLAYLPHWSKTENADLKLAVFCTGPAIRNTFGNFICEVIGTAVLMIGVLGIFNANNGIGSGMGPYAVGILVFSIGLSLGGPTGYAINPARDLAPRIAHALLPIPGKRDSDWAYAWIPVVGPALGAVIGAFLYQGIVGLL; this comes from the coding sequence ATGAATATTTTTCTTGGAGAATTATTCGGTACGGCCATTCTGATTGTGCTTGGCTGTGGGGTTGTCGCAAACGTTGTCCTGGAGGATTCCAAGGGGCAGAACTCTGGGTGGATCGTCATTACTGCCGGGTGGGGATTCGCCGTTGCCATCGCCGTTTATGTTGTCGGCTGGATCAGCGGAGCTCACATTAATCCAGCGGTGACCATCGGATTCCTTGCCCTCGGTCAAATCTCATTCTCGCAAGCTCTGTTGTATTTTGCCGGCGAGTTCAGCGGTGCTTTTGTCGGCGCTGTAATCGTCTGGCTCGCCTATTTGCCGCACTGGTCAAAAACCGAGAATGCGGATCTCAAGCTGGCTGTTTTCTGCACTGGTCCCGCCATTCGCAATACCTTTGGAAACTTTATCTGTGAAGTCATCGGTACCGCCGTACTCATGATTGGCGTACTGGGGATTTTCAATGCCAATAACGGAATCGGCAGCGGAATGGGACCCTATGCGGTAGGTATTCTCGTTTTCAGCATAGGTCTTTCCCTTGGTGGTCCCACCGGTTATGCTATTAATCCAGCTCGTGACCTGGCACCGCGGATTGCCCATGCCTTATTGCCGATTCCAGGTAAGCGTGATTCAGACTGGGCTTATGCCTGGATTCCGGTCGTCGGCCCGGCCCTCGGTGCTGTTATCGGAGCCTTCCTGTATCAGGGCATCGTCGGTCTCCTTTAA